In one Thermoplasmata archaeon genomic region, the following are encoded:
- a CDS encoding CBS domain-containing protein yields the protein MSPVLVRDYMVLRVEQLSDTSTIAEAIEKLLKTRHHGLPVTDVDGKLVGFVSAKELLRNAGERRTPLAKILRPGTYTARPDTALDDAARIMFRFGLRDLPIIDEAGILVGVLANLDIVRSHFERSSPAKADTLKRLLAERYGIAFSYQRGLVPLNHLIPTQAKVYEDELEGRRYELERGFAEPLLVVRKGEAWILVDGHHRALAAREMGLAQIQAYILVPEDPARFATLETGLERTAREHHLRSLSDIEIDRSAHHPLIEVTTQLLRRFDLADAEESSSSRSDGPPV from the coding sequence ATGAGCCCGGTCCTCGTCCGGGACTACATGGTCCTGCGCGTGGAGCAGCTCTCCGACACGAGCACGATCGCGGAGGCGATCGAAAAGCTGCTCAAGACCCGTCACCACGGCCTCCCCGTGACGGACGTCGACGGAAAGCTCGTGGGCTTCGTCAGCGCGAAAGAGCTCCTCCGCAACGCGGGGGAGCGTCGGACGCCCCTCGCAAAGATCCTTCGGCCGGGGACGTACACGGCACGGCCCGATACCGCGCTCGACGATGCCGCCCGCATCATGTTCAGGTTCGGCCTACGCGATCTTCCGATCATCGACGAGGCCGGTATTCTCGTCGGCGTCCTCGCCAACCTCGACATCGTCCGCTCGCACTTCGAGCGGAGCTCTCCGGCGAAGGCCGACACCCTGAAACGGCTGCTCGCCGAGCGCTACGGGATCGCATTTTCCTACCAGCGGGGGTTGGTGCCGCTCAACCACCTGATCCCCACGCAGGCGAAGGTCTACGAGGACGAGCTCGAGGGCCGCCGCTACGAGCTCGAGCGCGGGTTCGCCGAGCCCCTGCTAGTCGTACGCAAGGGCGAGGCGTGGATCCTCGTGGACGGCCACCACCGTGCGCTCGCGGCGCGGGAGATGGGGCTCGCCCAGATCCAGGCCTACATCCTGGTCCCCGAGGATCCGGCACGGTTCGCCACGCTCGAAACGGGGCTCGAGCGGACGGCGCGCGAGCACCACTTGAGGTCGCTGTCGGATATCGAGATCGATCGATCCGCGCACCACCCGCTCATCGAGGTCACGACGCAACTCCTCCGTCGGTTCGATCTCGCCGACGCCGAAGAATCCTCTTCCTCGCGCTCGGACGGACCCCCGGTCTAG
- a CDS encoding SIS domain-containing protein has translation MSEAPGLPAYVTRYVADTKAALQDGYLLEAMERIVPVLLKARQDGCTIFFFGNGGSASTASHFVVDIGKATIRGDGKRFRCVALVDNVETVTAWANDSEYAVVFSEQLRTLAQAGDVAVGISGSGNSPNVLKAVETARTMGLRTVGLTGMGGGKLRGAVDIPLVVPSNSMQHIEDVHLLVCHLLTAYLRDEAPSASA, from the coding sequence ATGAGCGAAGCCCCCGGCCTCCCCGCATACGTCACCCGGTACGTCGCGGATACGAAGGCGGCCCTGCAGGATGGCTACCTGCTTGAGGCGATGGAACGGATCGTCCCGGTCCTGTTGAAGGCTCGTCAGGACGGATGTACGATCTTCTTCTTCGGGAACGGCGGAAGCGCGTCGACCGCATCGCATTTCGTGGTCGACATCGGCAAGGCCACGATCCGGGGGGACGGCAAGCGGTTCCGCTGCGTGGCACTCGTCGACAACGTCGAGACCGTCACCGCCTGGGCGAACGATTCGGAGTACGCGGTCGTGTTCAGCGAGCAGCTGCGCACCCTTGCGCAGGCCGGGGACGTTGCGGTGGGGATCTCGGGAAGCGGGAACTCCCCGAACGTGCTCAAGGCGGTCGAGACGGCCCGCACGATGGGTCTGCGCACCGTGGGACTGACGGGCATGGGCGGCGGGAAGCTGCGGGGCGCGGTCGACATCCCGCTCGTCGTCCCTTCGAACTCGATGCAGCACATCGAGGACGTGCACCTCCTCGTCTGCCACCTCCTCACCGCCTATCTTCGGGACGAGGCGCCGAGCGCTTCCGCATGA
- a CDS encoding GHMP kinase, with the protein MIITRTPLRISFAGGGTDLPSYYRHHGGGAVTSAAIGRYVHVLVNPNFDRSIRATYSQTENVSHFDQLQHGIIREAMRLTGVTEALEIHTIADIPGEGTGLGSSSSLAVGLLHALYAYQGILKDPAVLAAQACEIEIDVLHGTLGKQDQYVAAFGGVDYIEFRADDTVRCAPIPLTTQDRESLSDHLSLFYTGRTRKAQGILTDLSDHAHENRESLERMRELAGETRDTLMRRDWARLGALVDEGWQLKRGLSEAVSDAEIDQRYAAAKVAGAYGGKIAGAGGGGFLLLVHPPERTRQISEALSPMMRLPVRIAPEGSRILFVSR; encoded by the coding sequence GTGATCATCACGCGGACCCCGCTGCGGATCAGCTTCGCCGGCGGAGGCACGGATCTCCCATCGTACTATCGCCATCACGGCGGGGGTGCCGTCACCAGCGCCGCGATCGGCCGGTACGTCCACGTCCTCGTCAATCCAAACTTCGACCGATCGATCCGGGCGACGTACTCCCAGACCGAGAACGTCTCGCACTTCGATCAGCTTCAGCACGGCATCATCCGAGAGGCGATGCGGCTCACCGGCGTGACGGAGGCGCTCGAGATCCACACGATCGCCGACATCCCCGGCGAAGGCACGGGGCTCGGGTCCTCCTCGAGCCTTGCGGTGGGTCTCCTCCATGCGCTCTATGCCTACCAAGGGATCCTGAAGGATCCGGCCGTCCTCGCGGCCCAGGCTTGCGAGATCGAGATCGACGTCCTCCATGGTACCCTCGGCAAGCAGGATCAGTACGTCGCGGCGTTCGGTGGGGTGGACTACATCGAGTTCCGGGCGGACGACACCGTGCGGTGCGCTCCGATCCCGCTCACCACGCAGGATCGGGAGTCGCTCAGCGACCACCTTTCCCTCTTCTACACGGGGCGCACCCGAAAGGCGCAGGGGATTCTGACGGACCTGAGCGACCACGCGCACGAGAACCGCGAATCGCTCGAGCGGATGCGCGAGCTCGCCGGTGAGACGCGGGATACGTTGATGCGCCGCGATTGGGCCCGGCTGGGAGCGCTCGTGGACGAAGGTTGGCAGCTCAAGCGAGGTCTCTCCGAGGCGGTCTCCGACGCGGAGATCGACCAGCGGTACGCGGCGGCGAAGGTCGCCGGCGCCTACGGAGGCAAGATCGCCGGTGCCGGCGGCGGCGGTTTCCTACTGCTCGTGCACCCGCCGGAGCGGACCCGTCAAATATCGGAGGCCCTCTCCCCCATGATGCGGCTACCGGTGCGCATCGCTCCGGAGGGGTCGCGGATACTGTTCGTGAGCCGATGA
- a CDS encoding ATP-dependent DNA helicase, protein MSSDGMPSALFPYRLRAGQEEILREIARISESGGPLLVHAPTGSGKTVATLAPLLEHAEKADHKILYLVRTHAQEVQVLQEARAISHRLERPLLSIGLQGRGRRCLLLENVAEMKGATAEEHGKLCGDRKRATERGFREGNQVLPPPELPEGGPVDLVDLDGCVYYARVLQADMEVETDRLASKQPTPREFEEYCRTENLCPYELSKKLMPSSRIVTAPYAFFFHPHVRRSLYAWMGVGPERVDLVVDEAHNLPEYLRETTTVSLPLTSVRYARAELAERGDFQLPDGPSASRLLDIVSAAEEELLQSLVHEDDAILPPNVLEDGLLTALGGTSHRLDTWLGSLATWGENLREERRRERKLPRSWVHTVALTLLSWPQLDEPGYVKVATKSPRAALEAYALDASLPAQPILECHTSVHLSGTLAPTDEYRDALGLGERTRWLSVPSHFPPSHIKYLYDPTVSTRFEEIRADPRAIPRISDRVSSVLQSLPVNTAVFFPSFDLMEKVYHAGLELTIPSTSVIESPRVSTADLWRSIDAHKQGASRGVILGVSGGRIAEGLDFPGQELEAVVIVGIPYPRPTARREALRRFLDARTGRGWEYTMEIPARRAMQQAIGRMIRSEHDRGIAIVLDHRAPAFADIFPGLEPIGNLAASARAFYGRRARWSGSPPRSPAPQPLRGDSSLPPS, encoded by the coding sequence ATGTCCAGCGATGGGATGCCGAGCGCCTTGTTCCCCTATCGCCTCCGCGCCGGCCAGGAGGAGATCCTCCGCGAGATCGCTCGGATCTCCGAGAGCGGAGGCCCGCTCCTCGTCCACGCGCCGACCGGCTCGGGCAAGACCGTCGCGACCCTCGCGCCGCTCCTCGAACATGCGGAGAAGGCCGATCACAAGATCCTCTACCTCGTACGCACCCACGCCCAAGAAGTGCAGGTCCTCCAGGAGGCCCGAGCCATCTCCCATCGGCTGGAGCGGCCCCTGCTCTCCATCGGGCTGCAAGGGCGCGGGCGTCGCTGCCTCCTGCTCGAGAACGTCGCCGAGATGAAGGGCGCGACCGCCGAGGAGCACGGGAAGCTCTGCGGGGACCGCAAGCGAGCGACCGAGCGTGGGTTCCGCGAAGGCAACCAGGTCCTTCCCCCGCCCGAGCTCCCCGAGGGGGGCCCTGTCGACCTCGTTGACCTGGATGGGTGCGTGTACTACGCCCGGGTCCTACAGGCGGACATGGAAGTGGAGACCGATCGGCTCGCCTCTAAGCAACCGACCCCGCGTGAGTTCGAGGAGTACTGCCGGACCGAGAACCTGTGCCCGTACGAACTGTCGAAGAAGCTCATGCCTTCCTCGCGAATCGTCACGGCCCCGTACGCGTTCTTCTTCCACCCGCACGTCCGACGTTCGCTGTACGCTTGGATGGGAGTCGGGCCCGAGCGGGTCGATCTCGTGGTCGACGAGGCGCACAATCTCCCGGAGTACCTGCGGGAGACGACGACCGTCTCCCTCCCGCTCACCTCCGTCCGGTACGCCCGGGCCGAGCTCGCCGAGCGCGGGGATTTTCAGCTCCCGGACGGGCCGAGCGCGAGCCGGCTGCTCGACATCGTCAGCGCGGCCGAGGAGGAGCTCCTGCAGTCGCTCGTGCACGAGGACGACGCCATCCTTCCCCCGAACGTCCTCGAAGATGGCCTCCTGACGGCGCTCGGCGGCACGAGCCATCGCCTCGACACCTGGCTCGGATCCCTCGCCACCTGGGGGGAGAACCTGCGCGAGGAACGCCGCCGCGAGCGCAAGCTTCCGCGGTCCTGGGTTCATACGGTGGCGCTCACCCTGCTCTCCTGGCCCCAGCTCGATGAGCCGGGCTACGTCAAGGTCGCCACGAAGTCGCCCCGGGCGGCGCTCGAGGCCTACGCGCTCGACGCGAGCCTCCCCGCTCAACCGATCCTCGAATGCCACACCTCCGTGCACCTCTCGGGGACGCTGGCGCCCACCGATGAGTATCGGGACGCGCTCGGCCTCGGCGAACGGACCCGATGGCTGAGCGTACCATCGCACTTTCCGCCCTCCCACATCAAGTATCTGTACGATCCGACGGTCAGCACGCGCTTCGAAGAGATCCGGGCCGATCCGAGGGCGATCCCGCGGATCTCCGATCGGGTATCCTCCGTTCTGCAGAGCCTGCCGGTGAACACGGCCGTGTTCTTCCCGAGCTTCGATCTCATGGAGAAGGTGTACCACGCGGGGCTCGAGCTGACGATCCCGTCTACGAGCGTGATCGAGTCCCCACGGGTCTCTACCGCAGATCTGTGGCGGTCGATCGACGCGCACAAGCAGGGGGCGAGCCGAGGCGTCATCCTGGGAGTATCCGGAGGCCGGATTGCTGAGGGGCTCGATTTCCCCGGACAGGAGCTCGAGGCCGTGGTGATCGTGGGGATCCCCTACCCCCGACCGACCGCTCGCCGCGAGGCGCTCCGCCGGTTCCTGGACGCGCGCACGGGACGGGGTTGGGAGTACACCATGGAGATTCCGGCCCGACGCGCGATGCAGCAGGCGATCGGTCGGATGATACGGTCCGAGCACGACCGCGGGATCGCGATCGTCCTGGACCACCGCGCTCCGGCATTCGCGGACATCTTCCCGGGGCTCGAACCGATCGGGAACCTGGCCGCGAGCGCGCGGGCATTTTACGGTCGGCGCGCCCGTTGGTCGGGGTCCCCTCCCAGGAGCCCCGCGCCGCAACCCCTAAGAGGAGATTCCTCGCTCCCGCCTTCGTGA
- a CDS encoding 4Fe-4S dicluster domain-containing protein gives MSETEATPGGPTRGPAPIEIKRRLATLRYATDSKDHAHITVKPEICAPCPHSFCTVACPAQCYERIEGKLVFRYEDCIECGACDIACDQGSVTWTMPRGPYGMRYRFG, from the coding sequence GTGAGCGAAACCGAAGCGACCCCGGGCGGTCCGACCCGGGGACCGGCCCCGATCGAGATCAAGCGGCGGCTCGCCACGCTTCGCTACGCGACCGATTCCAAGGACCACGCCCACATCACCGTCAAGCCGGAGATCTGCGCACCGTGCCCGCACTCCTTCTGCACCGTTGCCTGCCCCGCACAGTGCTACGAGCGCATCGAAGGGAAGCTCGTCTTCCGGTACGAGGATTGCATCGAGTGCGGAGCGTGCGACATCGCCTGCGATCAGGGGTCGGTGACCTGGACGATGCCCCGGGGACCGTACGGGATGCGCTACCGCTTCGGCTGA
- the mdh gene encoding malate dehydrogenase yields MTGISKIVVLGAGNIGGSLAQRLAEADLAEEVMLFDIVEGLPEGKALDIQESAPILEFSTRVRGSTSLDAIAGADIVIETAGLARKPGMSRSDLLTKNAGILRGHAEAVRAKAPGAIVVVVTNPVDVMTFYFREISGFAPERVFGESGTLDTARFRTFVADALHVSPRDVTGFVLGTHGDTMVPVLSLTNVSGVPLTKLLPADRLEAIVDRTRKGGGEIVNLLKTGSAYYAPTASQAELVRAIARDEHRLLPVTAHLNGEFGEKGVYVGVPVVLGRKGVERVVEVDLTPAERSAFQTSVRAVREDLAILAQMPK; encoded by the coding sequence GTGACGGGAATCTCGAAGATCGTGGTGCTCGGCGCGGGGAACATCGGAGGCTCGCTCGCGCAGCGACTGGCGGAGGCGGACCTCGCGGAGGAAGTGATGCTCTTCGATATCGTCGAAGGACTCCCCGAGGGGAAGGCGCTCGACATCCAGGAGTCAGCTCCGATCCTCGAGTTCTCGACGCGCGTCCGGGGGAGCACCTCGCTCGACGCGATCGCCGGAGCCGACATCGTGATCGAGACCGCAGGACTCGCCCGCAAGCCCGGGATGAGCCGCTCGGATCTTCTGACGAAGAACGCCGGGATCCTGCGGGGCCACGCCGAGGCCGTGCGCGCGAAGGCCCCCGGGGCGATCGTCGTGGTCGTGACGAACCCCGTGGACGTCATGACGTTCTACTTCCGCGAGATCAGCGGGTTCGCCCCGGAGCGGGTGTTCGGGGAATCCGGAACGCTCGACACGGCCCGTTTCCGAACCTTCGTCGCCGATGCGCTCCACGTATCCCCTCGGGACGTGACGGGGTTCGTCCTCGGAACGCACGGGGACACGATGGTGCCGGTGCTCTCCCTGACGAACGTCAGCGGGGTTCCGCTCACGAAGCTCCTCCCGGCCGATCGTCTGGAAGCGATTGTCGACCGGACGAGGAAGGGCGGCGGCGAGATCGTCAACCTCCTGAAGACGGGAAGCGCGTACTACGCCCCGACCGCCTCCCAGGCCGAGCTCGTGCGTGCAATCGCGCGCGACGAGCACCGCCTGTTGCCCGTGACCGCGCACTTGAACGGCGAGTTCGGGGAGAAGGGAGTGTACGTGGGCGTCCCGGTGGTGCTGGGCCGCAAGGGCGTCGAGCGGGTCGTCGAGGTCGACCTCACTCCGGCCGAGCGCTCGGCGTTCCAAACGAGCGTCCGAGCGGTCCGGGAGGATCTCGCGATCCTCGCCCAGATGCCGAAGTAG
- a CDS encoding 2-dehydropantoate 2-reductase, whose product MRIVILGAGAIGSLIGAMLHRAGEDVVLVGSPAHVEAIRAGGLRVEGRLEGTFAIAAETRLAPGTSADLVWFTVKTFDLARATEQAARELPGSIPWVLPQNGLGVEEVARTAMRSAGRVPDPDRWLVRAVNTIPATLVAPGIVRQPGDGEIRLAHPSHAGASEPSVRLVAASLVRAGVPVRFVPDIDRAAWRKAVVNAAINPVTAEYGILNGQLLQDPWRSEATTLLLEALSAARLAGYDFSLEELERDLWETVRATAGNRSSMLQDIDRGRPTEIDSISGYLLDTARLHSVNLPATERIVERIRRRAASAPHPRQQRS is encoded by the coding sequence GTGCGGATCGTCATCCTGGGCGCCGGGGCCATCGGGAGCCTCATCGGCGCGATGCTCCACCGTGCCGGGGAGGACGTCGTCCTCGTGGGCTCTCCCGCGCACGTCGAGGCGATCCGCGCCGGCGGGTTGCGGGTCGAGGGCCGGCTCGAAGGGACGTTCGCCATCGCGGCGGAGACCCGACTCGCGCCCGGTACCTCCGCGGATCTCGTCTGGTTCACCGTCAAGACCTTCGACCTTGCCCGGGCCACCGAGCAGGCCGCTCGCGAGCTCCCGGGGTCGATCCCCTGGGTGCTCCCCCAGAACGGCCTCGGGGTCGAGGAGGTGGCCCGGACCGCCATGCGATCCGCCGGGAGGGTCCCCGACCCCGATCGCTGGCTCGTCCGGGCCGTGAACACGATCCCCGCCACCCTCGTCGCACCCGGGATCGTCCGTCAACCGGGCGACGGGGAAATTCGGCTCGCCCACCCCAGCCACGCCGGCGCGAGCGAGCCGTCGGTGCGTCTCGTGGCCGCGAGTCTCGTTCGGGCCGGCGTGCCGGTCCGGTTCGTCCCGGACATCGATCGAGCCGCCTGGCGGAAGGCGGTCGTCAACGCCGCCATCAATCCGGTCACCGCCGAATACGGCATCCTGAACGGTCAGCTCCTCCAGGATCCCTGGCGATCCGAAGCGACGACCCTCCTACTCGAAGCACTGAGCGCGGCGCGTCTCGCGGGCTACGACTTCTCGTTGGAGGAGCTCGAACGCGATCTGTGGGAGACGGTCCGCGCGACCGCCGGGAATCGCTCGAGCATGCTGCAGGACATCGATCGGGGCCGGCCCACCGAGATCGACTCGATCTCCGGCTACCTTCTCGACACCGCTCGTCTGCACTCGGTGAACCTCCCCGCTACCGAGCGGATCGTGGAGCGCATCCGCCGGCGCGCCGCCTCGGCTCCCCATCCGCGACAACAACGCTCTTAG
- a CDS encoding phosphoglycerate kinase yields MAAKRGIQAASLRGRRVLVRVDFNVPQEANGRVADDRRIQEALPTLNHLRAAGARTILMSHLGRPEGRHDPRFTLKPVVHRLSAILGQPVPLASDIIGIQAIEGSARLANGEFLMLENLRFHPGEEANDPAFAAALARLGELFVEDAFGTLHRAHASTVGVPSRLPSYAGFLVEREVRELSRLVERPERPYVALLGGAKVTDKLPLLASFLGRADTIAIGGALAFPFLAHRGHTLGATEVEGGLEDVLVEFDREAMGAKTEIVLPTDAVIERPGTNATDVVEIGAIPPDAMIRDIGPATVARFRGALQDSRTVFWNGPFGKAEDPRFAAGTRDVLAHLASIPGYHVGAGGDSARIAQDLGVTSSFQFLSTGGGAALEFVQGTELPGLAVLPDA; encoded by the coding sequence ATGGCCGCGAAGCGCGGGATCCAAGCGGCGAGCCTGCGCGGTCGCCGGGTTCTTGTGCGCGTCGACTTCAACGTCCCGCAGGAGGCGAACGGCCGGGTGGCCGACGACCGGCGGATCCAGGAGGCGCTGCCGACGCTCAACCACCTGCGCGCCGCGGGAGCTCGCACGATCCTCATGAGCCACCTCGGCCGCCCCGAGGGCCGGCACGATCCCCGCTTCACGCTCAAGCCCGTGGTCCACCGACTGAGCGCGATCCTGGGACAGCCGGTCCCGCTCGCGTCCGACATCATCGGGATCCAAGCGATCGAGGGGAGCGCCCGGCTCGCGAACGGGGAGTTCCTGATGCTCGAGAACCTCCGGTTCCACCCCGGCGAAGAGGCGAACGACCCGGCCTTCGCAGCGGCCCTGGCCCGACTCGGCGAGCTCTTCGTCGAGGATGCCTTCGGAACGCTCCACCGCGCCCACGCCTCCACGGTCGGAGTTCCAAGCCGCCTCCCGTCGTACGCCGGGTTCCTGGTCGAACGGGAGGTCCGCGAGCTCTCCCGGCTCGTCGAGCGCCCCGAGCGGCCGTACGTGGCGCTCCTCGGTGGAGCGAAGGTGACCGACAAGCTCCCGCTCCTCGCGAGCTTCCTCGGGCGGGCCGACACCATCGCGATCGGCGGAGCCCTCGCGTTCCCGTTTCTCGCGCATCGGGGCCACACGCTCGGAGCTACGGAGGTCGAGGGCGGCCTCGAGGACGTGCTCGTGGAGTTCGACCGCGAGGCGATGGGTGCCAAGACCGAGATCGTCCTCCCCACCGACGCGGTCATCGAACGGCCGGGCACGAACGCGACCGACGTGGTCGAGATCGGGGCGATCCCGCCGGATGCGATGATCCGGGACATCGGTCCGGCCACGGTCGCACGGTTCCGCGGGGCGCTCCAGGACTCCCGAACGGTGTTCTGGAACGGTCCCTTTGGGAAGGCCGAGGATCCTCGCTTCGCGGCCGGGACCCGCGACGTTCTCGCCCATCTCGCGTCGATCCCCGGCTACCACGTGGGCGCGGGGGGAGATTCGGCGAGGATCGCGCAGGATCTGGGGGTTACCTCTTCCTTCCAGTTCCTCTCAACCGGTGGCGGGGCCGCGCTCGAGTTCGTCCAGGGGACCGAGCTTCCCGGGCTTGCGGTCCTCCCCGACGCATAG
- the cutA gene encoding divalent-cation tolerance protein CutA — translation MSPYPIDPPDARGPMRLVLTTYPDRAAAVARIEEALERRLAACASIFAVDSRFRWKGRIETSAETMVLFKTVPKRVGALFRLLKEGHPYEVPEIVEIDVPRAHAGFLEYLAQEIDPDAPPPPLGGGPMRRGGPQAREARSPGRTRARPRHRLRGTGRKR, via the coding sequence ATGAGCCCGTACCCGATCGACCCCCCGGACGCGCGGGGTCCGATGCGCCTCGTGCTGACCACGTACCCGGATCGAGCCGCCGCGGTCGCGCGGATCGAGGAAGCGCTCGAACGTCGCCTCGCCGCATGCGCCAGCATCTTCGCGGTCGATTCCCGGTTCCGGTGGAAGGGCAGGATCGAGACGAGCGCGGAGACGATGGTCCTGTTCAAGACCGTCCCGAAACGGGTCGGCGCCCTGTTCCGGCTGCTGAAAGAAGGTCACCCGTACGAGGTGCCCGAGATCGTGGAGATCGATGTCCCCCGCGCCCACGCCGGCTTCCTCGAGTATCTCGCCCAGGAGATCGACCCGGACGCTCCGCCGCCGCCTCTCGGGGGCGGACCTATGCGTCGGGGAGGACCGCAAGCCCGGGAAGCTCGGTCCCCTGGACGAACTCGAGCGCGGCCCCGCCACCGGTTGAGAGGAACTGGAAGGAAGAGGTAA
- a CDS encoding metallophosphoesterase: MATTDLRGHLVAYFEGQHKLVETDALTLLLTDRQPLVLSQQVLDRCGTGSPLVTREMVERTIELRRASRMVARAVPPSVATEVALGSGIAPPFVLLSEGFSPPVPNRDPLEAYGALFASRYQMLSRFLRGRPGLSNLRPIRELRSTEADASIIAMIRDVREVSAKRIVLLTVEDPSGSIDLLVPNDAFVGRGTFLPDEVVGFTLRIAREAGKMHRVTSVERPEVPPGRAAHRSDRPSRTLFLSDLHIGSRSFLSEPWAHLVDFLHGRGPHAEIAETLEHVVIAGDLVDGIGIYPNQERDLAISDVVEQYAELGRRLRELPERLSIIVVPGNHDAVAPAEPQPALSAAMAAQLPRNVRSLGNPSTFALHGVVLSAYHGRGFDELIPAIPGASYGRPTDVMKRMLQMRHMAPIYGGRTPLAPLSRDGLVIEPLPDVFVTGHSHTYGVDHYRGVLLLNVSTWQGETEYQKMRNITPVPARAAIVDLATLSTTTLNFAGRECVLGGPEG; the protein is encoded by the coding sequence GTGGCGACAACCGACCTGCGCGGGCACTTGGTTGCCTACTTCGAGGGCCAGCACAAGCTCGTGGAGACCGACGCACTGACGCTGCTCCTGACCGATCGCCAGCCGCTCGTTCTCTCGCAGCAGGTCCTCGACCGCTGCGGGACGGGCTCGCCGCTAGTGACCCGGGAGATGGTCGAGCGGACGATCGAGCTCCGACGGGCCTCGCGCATGGTCGCTCGCGCCGTCCCCCCCTCCGTCGCGACCGAGGTCGCCCTGGGCTCCGGGATCGCCCCGCCGTTCGTCCTGCTCTCGGAGGGATTCTCTCCGCCGGTTCCGAATCGCGATCCGCTTGAAGCGTACGGCGCGCTCTTCGCGTCGCGCTACCAGATGCTCTCCCGGTTCCTCCGCGGCCGACCGGGCCTATCGAACCTCCGCCCGATCCGCGAGCTGCGGTCGACCGAGGCCGATGCGTCGATCATCGCGATGATCCGCGACGTTCGCGAGGTCAGTGCGAAACGGATCGTGCTGCTCACGGTCGAGGATCCGTCCGGATCCATCGACCTGTTGGTTCCGAACGACGCCTTCGTCGGCCGAGGAACGTTCCTCCCCGACGAGGTCGTGGGCTTCACCCTGAGGATCGCCCGCGAGGCGGGGAAGATGCACCGGGTCACCTCGGTCGAGCGGCCGGAGGTGCCTCCCGGGCGCGCCGCCCACCGATCGGATCGACCGTCCCGGACGCTCTTCCTATCGGACCTTCACATCGGGAGCCGCTCGTTCCTCTCCGAGCCGTGGGCCCATCTCGTGGACTTCCTCCACGGACGAGGACCCCACGCCGAGATCGCGGAGACGCTCGAGCACGTGGTCATCGCCGGAGACCTCGTGGACGGGATCGGGATCTACCCGAACCAAGAGCGGGACCTCGCCATCAGCGATGTGGTCGAGCAGTACGCGGAGCTCGGACGTCGTCTGCGCGAGCTGCCGGAACGACTCTCGATCATCGTGGTGCCGGGCAACCACGACGCCGTCGCACCGGCCGAACCGCAACCCGCGCTCTCGGCGGCGATGGCCGCGCAGCTCCCGAGGAACGTACGCTCCCTCGGCAACCCGTCGACCTTCGCGCTCCACGGCGTCGTGCTGTCCGCCTACCATGGACGCGGATTCGACGAACTGATCCCAGCGATCCCCGGAGCTTCCTACGGGCGTCCGACCGACGTGATGAAGCGGATGCTCCAGATGCGGCACATGGCCCCGATCTACGGGGGACGGACGCCGCTCGCCCCGCTCTCCCGCGATGGCCTGGTCATCGAGCCGCTCCCGGACGTGTTCGTGACGGGGCACTCGCACACCTACGGGGTCGACCACTACCGGGGGGTGTTGCTCTTGAACGTCTCGACCTGGCAAGGGGAGACGGAGTACCAGAAGATGCGGAACATCACCCCGGTTCCTGCCCGGGCGGCGATAGTCGATCTGGCGACCCTCTCGACCACAACCCTCAACTTTGCCGGCCGAGAGTGCGTCCTGGGAGGACCCGAAGGATGA